The following are encoded together in the Pempheris klunzingeri isolate RE-2024b chromosome 24, fPemKlu1.hap1, whole genome shotgun sequence genome:
- the stradb gene encoding STE20-related kinase adapter protein beta, giving the protein MSFLDCSCISHAQVQPLDIEECYEDTSHQFLSCDGSEYTLQGPAGGDDITGLSAEPAHYQLLSELGRGFNNLSQVNMARHIPTGQLVAVKQTNLDECTEEELLQLMNEVLLSRLFRHPNLLTSRLVFNSCCQLWVLTPLMAYGSADTLLRTYFPDGMSESLIAYLLYGVLKALEYLHRMGYVHRGVKASHILLSGEGRVYLSGLHSVYSMMREGKRMRAVFDMPHHSPALLPWLSPELLRQDLHGYGVKSDIYSLGIVACELVSGRVPFQDMPPTQMLLQKLRGSHCCLLDVAPFPLGELGGLKVSRSGVDSGIGESVATGSLTHSATAPPADRPQSPGPKNHSATLHNLVQLCLQQQPERRPSASALLTHAFFKQVKRHTRDSFLSLMYPAVPLTSPEDPPVSCPPGPSCHAPPSAPTDTAEAVWDFS; this is encoded by the exons ATGTCTTTCTTG GACTGTTCCTGCATCTCCCACGCTCAGGTCCAGCCCTTGGACATAGAGGAGTGCTATGAGGACACCAGCCACCAGTTCCTG AGCTGCGACGGATCTGAGTACACTCTGCAAGGGCCAGCAGGTGGAGATGACATCACAGGGCTGTCAGCCGAGCCAGCCCACTACCAGCTTCTGTCCGAACTGG GGCGGGGCTTCAATAACCTGAGCCAGGTGAACATGGCACGCCACATCCCTACCGGCCAGCTGGTGGCCGTCAAACAGACCAACCTGGACGAGTGCAccgaggaggagctgctgcagctcatg AACGAGGTTCTGCTGTCAAGGTTGTTCCGTCACCCCAACCTGCTGACTTCTCGCCTGGTGTTCAACTCTTGCTGCCAGTTATGGGTCCTCACACCCCTCATGGCCTACG GCTCTGCAGACACCTTACTAAGGACTTATTTCCCGGATGGAATGAGTGAATCCCTGATAGCGTACCTGCTGTACGGTGTCCTGAAAGCATTGGAATACCTGCACCGGATGGGCTACGTTCACCG GGGGGTGAAGGCCAGTCATATCCTGCTGTCAGGGGAGGGGCGTGTCTACCTCTCAGGGCTCCACAGTGTTTACAGTATGATGCGTGAGGGGAAGAGGATGAGGGCCGTGTTCGACATGCCCCACCACAGCCCCGCCCTGCTGCCCTGGCTGAGCCCCGAGCTGCTGCGACAG GACCTGCACGGGTACGGAGTCAAGTCAGATATCTACAGTTTAGGTATTGTGGCCTGTGAGCTGGTCAGCGGCAGGGTGCCTTTCCAGGACATGCCCCCCACTCAG ATGCTGCTTCAGAAGCTGCGTGGCTCCCACTGCTGCCTGCTGGACGTGGCTCCCTTCCCGCTGGGCGAGCTGGGGGGGCTGAAGGTGTCGCGGTCCGGAGTTGACTCGGGCATCGGGGAGAGCGTGGCCACCGGAAGCCTGACGCACAGCGCCACCGCTCCCCCTGCCGACCGACCTCAGAGCCCCGGACCCAAAAACCACTCGGCCACCCTGCACAACCTGGTCCAgctgtgtctgcagcagcagcctgagcgCAG ACCATCAGCATCTGCACTGTTGACTCACGCCTTCTTCAAGCAG GTGAAGAGGCACACCAGAGACTCCTTCCTCAGCCTCATGTACCCAGCAGTGCCCCTCACCAGCCCCGAGGACCCTCCAGTATCATGCCCCCCAGGCCCGTCCTGCCATGCTCCGCCGTCAGCCCCCACCGACACGGCTGAAGCTGTGTGGGACTTCTCCTAA